From the genome of Blautia pseudococcoides, one region includes:
- a CDS encoding methyltransferase family protein — protein sequence MDKFQTSSLVLLLVFYGIYFGKMLGQKKKGIRTNQIAKGEKAEELMYIEFIMKIATIGVPVYELVSILWGINQASENMRIAGLIIATVGVMVFGLSVYTMRDSWRAGIPERDRTKMVSDGIYSISRNPAFCGFDLTYIGILLMFFNIPLLVFTGFAILMLHLQILQEEKYLEHAFGIEYKEYRRRVFRYLGRNCRAGR from the coding sequence ATGGACAAGTTTCAGACGAGCAGCCTTGTATTATTGCTTGTATTTTATGGCATCTATTTCGGCAAAATGCTGGGTCAGAAAAAGAAAGGGATCAGGACGAACCAGATTGCAAAGGGGGAAAAGGCGGAGGAACTCATGTACATAGAGTTCATCATGAAAATAGCCACGATCGGCGTACCTGTTTATGAGTTGGTATCTATCTTATGGGGAATCAATCAGGCATCTGAGAACATGCGGATCGCAGGACTGATCATCGCCACAGTTGGGGTGATGGTATTCGGACTTTCTGTTTATACCATGCGTGACAGCTGGCGTGCCGGCATTCCGGAGCGGGACAGGACGAAAATGGTATCTGACGGAATCTATTCCATCAGCCGAAATCCGGCGTTTTGCGGATTTGACCTGACTTATATCGGAATTTTACTTATGTTTTTTAATATTCCGCTTCTTGTATTTACCGGTTTTGCAATTCTTATGCTGCATCTGCAGATCCTGCAGGAGGAAAAATATCTGGAGCATGCGTTTGGCATAGAATACAAGGAGTACAGAAGACGAGTTTTCCGCTATCTGGGCAGAAACTGCCGGGCGGGACGGTAA
- a CDS encoding SPL family radical SAM protein, translating into MHEVNAKSILSAQNGMNLYRGCSHGCIYCDSRSTCYGMKHDFEDIEVKINAPQLLETALRSKRKKCMIGTGAMSDPYLPLENKLGLTRKCLELIEYYGFGAALQTKSDLVLRDLDLLKKINERTKCVVQMTLTTADEELCRILEPHVCTTKKRAEVLNILREEGIPTVVWFCPVLPFINDTEENVRGIMDYAVRAKAYGVLHFGMGVTLRDGDRQYFYEKLEQHFPGLRRKYIENYGNAYEVGSPNEKKLMSVFYEICRKNGLESSMDRIFSYLHKFEEKLSASQMNLFDFMPM; encoded by the coding sequence ATGCACGAGGTAAATGCAAAATCCATCTTGTCCGCCCAAAACGGCATGAATCTGTACCGGGGCTGCAGCCACGGCTGTATTTACTGTGATTCCAGGAGTACCTGTTATGGGATGAAACATGATTTTGAAGATATAGAAGTTAAGATAAATGCCCCCCAGTTACTGGAAACCGCGCTGAGAAGCAAGCGGAAGAAATGTATGATAGGCACAGGTGCTATGAGCGATCCTTATCTGCCTTTGGAGAACAAGCTTGGCCTTACCAGAAAATGCCTGGAACTTATAGAATATTACGGGTTTGGAGCAGCGCTGCAGACAAAATCTGATTTGGTTCTGCGGGATTTGGATTTGCTGAAAAAAATCAATGAAAGGACAAAGTGCGTCGTGCAGATGACCCTGACAACCGCGGATGAGGAACTGTGTCGTATTCTGGAACCTCATGTGTGTACTACAAAAAAGAGGGCAGAGGTGCTTAATATTCTTCGGGAAGAAGGGATTCCCACAGTTGTGTGGTTCTGCCCTGTTCTGCCGTTTATCAACGATACGGAAGAAAATGTGAGAGGGATCATGGACTATGCAGTCAGAGCGAAAGCATATGGTGTACTGCATTTTGGTATGGGGGTCACGCTGCGGGACGGTGACAGGCAGTATTTCTATGAAAAACTGGAACAGCATTTTCCGGGACTTCGCAGAAAGTATATTGAGAATTACGGAAATGCTTATGAGGTTGGCAGCCCCAATGAGAAAAAACTCATGTCCGTTTTTTATGAGATCTGCAGAAAGAATGGTCTGGAGAGCAGTATGGACAGGATTTTTTCTTATCTGCACAAGTTTGAGGAGAAACTTAGTGCCAGCCAGATGAACCTTTTTGATTTTATGCCCATGTAA
- a CDS encoding ACT domain-containing protein: MELKIIDQDFSVCKIKEFSPELLKEGFCFVGQTDEELSLVCAAKQVPEDALERDDGWRAFRIQGVLDFSLIGILSAISAVLAENKIGIFAVSTYNTDYILTKEENFPKAVECLKKAGYRFAAS; encoded by the coding sequence ATGGAACTTAAAATTATTGACCAGGATTTTTCCGTATGTAAGATAAAGGAATTTTCACCGGAGCTTTTGAAAGAAGGCTTCTGTTTTGTAGGGCAAACGGATGAGGAACTATCGCTTGTATGTGCAGCCAAACAGGTACCGGAAGATGCACTGGAGCGTGATGACGGCTGGAGAGCGTTCAGGATCCAGGGTGTTCTGGATTTTTCTTTGATAGGAATCTTGTCTGCGATCTCTGCTGTATTAGCGGAGAACAAGATCGGGATTTTCGCTGTGTCCACTTATAATACGGATTACATTCTTACAAAAGAAGAGAATTTCCCAAAGGCTGTAGAATGCCTGAAAAAGGCCGGCTACCGGTTCGCCGCATCATAG
- a CDS encoding VOC family protein yields MKLKNPMLIVQDMDKSKTFYREVLGLRTVTDLGANAVLTGGLSLQTEESWLEFIGCEKGDITYGGKNSEVYFEEDDFDRFVSKLEKRADVKLVHPVYEHSWGQRVVRFYDPDGHVLEVGESLKLVCRRFLDSGMSVGETAERMGVPERLVRNCMR; encoded by the coding sequence ATGAAATTAAAAAATCCCATGCTGATAGTTCAGGATATGGATAAGTCAAAAACGTTTTACAGAGAGGTACTGGGACTGCGTACGGTCACTGATCTGGGCGCAAATGCCGTACTGACCGGGGGACTGTCCCTGCAGACAGAGGAGAGCTGGCTGGAATTCATTGGTTGTGAGAAGGGGGATATCACTTACGGCGGGAAGAACAGTGAGGTCTATTTTGAGGAGGATGATTTCGACCGTTTTGTCTCCAAACTGGAGAAAAGGGCAGATGTAAAGCTTGTGCACCCGGTGTATGAGCATAGCTGGGGACAGAGGGTGGTACGGTTTTATGATCCGGATGGTCATGTGCTTGAAGTGGGAGAGAGTCTGAAACTTGTGTGCAGACGTTTTCTGGACAGCGGCATGAGTGTGGGGGAAACGGCTGAGAGAATGGGCGTGCCGGAACGGCTTGTAAGGAACTGTATGAGATAA
- a CDS encoding DUF3786 domain-containing protein: MDIRKPQQSNYDKLSETWRGKFLEMDQEALRKKLPEIKVEGEYLTVLHFGRKYGIHREEGFIKAMEDSRPIRNGTRMNIYNLFWYSKENAGVAGRWVPFRDVRNAGPFAPAFERNILRPFALTFAGKTKELRSAAEKMGGKPVRQGDAGYILNAFSCIPMQYLFWDGDEEFPAQGNILFDHSVTDFIHVESTVTLAEEGIIRLAELAGVELKGNMFGM; encoded by the coding sequence ATGGATATTCGGAAACCGCAGCAGTCTAATTATGATAAGCTCAGTGAAACCTGGAGGGGGAAATTTTTGGAGATGGACCAGGAGGCATTGAGGAAGAAACTGCCGGAGATCAAAGTGGAGGGAGAATATCTGACGGTTTTACATTTTGGGAGAAAGTATGGGATCCATAGAGAAGAGGGATTTATAAAGGCTATGGAGGATAGCCGCCCTATCAGAAATGGGACAAGGATGAATATTTATAACCTGTTTTGGTATTCTAAGGAGAATGCGGGGGTTGCGGGGCGGTGGGTGCCTTTCAGGGATGTGAGGAATGCCGGGCCTTTTGCACCGGCTTTTGAAAGGAATATTTTGAGGCCTTTTGCTTTGACTTTTGCTGGGAAAACGAAAGAGCTTAGGTCAGCAGCGGAAAAAATGGGGGGAAAGCCGGTGCGGCAGGGGGATGCGGGATATATTTTAAATGCGTTTTCTTGTATCCCTATGCAGTATTTGTTCTGGGATGGCGATGAGGAGTTTCCGGCACAGGGAAATATTCTTTTTGATCATAGTGTGACGGATTTTATCCACGTGGAGTCTACCGTAACGCTGGCTGAGGAGGGGATCATAAGGCTGGCGGAGCTGGCCGGTGTGGAGCTAAAGGGAAATATGTTTGGCATGTAG
- a CDS encoding 4Fe-4S dicluster domain-containing protein, whose protein sequence is MRSVETPVKKIRREVFTEICKVAFESTKDNFNGEIEAIPYHIVKERASYRESIYRERAVASERVRLAMGMSLRPENEAVHITAGMENSNIDEKYYEPPLMQVIPSACDACEPNKYQVSNMCRGCVAHPCKQVCPKNAISIVRGKSVIDQEKCIKCGKCKAICPYDAISKMERPCARACGVKAIGSDNLGRAAIDPEKCVSCGMCMVSCPFGAISDKSQIFQLSRALREGKEIIAEVAPAFVGQFGKDVTAAKFKAALIKLGFKEVYEVALGADIGAIAEAHHYAEKVSTGELPFLLTSCCPSWSMLAKKQFPDLIDSVSQELTPMVASARSIKQKYPDCGVVFIGPCAAKKLEASRTDVRSDVDFVITFEELQGMFDAKGIVPSQMEEKGSLHNATAAGRGYAVAGGVAQAIEECLQEYHPEIPVHIEHAEGLAECKKVLTLAKAGKMNGCLIEGMGCPGGCMAGAGTNVPLKEAAVELKKYKAGSSKKLPAAELLEIELV, encoded by the coding sequence ATGAGAAGTGTAGAAACCCCGGTAAAGAAAATCAGGCGTGAAGTATTTACAGAAATCTGCAAGGTTGCTTTTGAATCCACAAAGGACAATTTTAATGGTGAAATAGAAGCCATACCGTACCATATTGTAAAGGAGCGGGCTTCATACAGGGAGAGTATTTACAGAGAAAGAGCAGTTGCCAGTGAGCGGGTACGTCTTGCTATGGGTATGTCTCTGCGACCTGAAAACGAAGCCGTTCATATCACCGCAGGAATGGAAAATAGTAATATTGATGAGAAATATTATGAGCCGCCCCTTATGCAGGTCATCCCGTCTGCCTGCGATGCCTGTGAACCGAATAAGTACCAGGTCAGCAATATGTGCAGAGGCTGTGTGGCTCATCCCTGTAAGCAGGTATGTCCAAAGAATGCCATATCAATAGTCAGAGGCAAATCTGTGATCGACCAGGAAAAATGTATCAAATGCGGAAAATGTAAAGCCATCTGTCCCTATGATGCCATTTCAAAAATGGAACGCCCCTGTGCCAGGGCCTGCGGTGTAAAAGCTATCGGCAGTGACAATCTGGGGAGAGCTGCCATTGACCCGGAAAAATGTGTGTCCTGCGGGATGTGTATGGTGAGCTGTCCGTTTGGGGCTATTTCAGACAAATCCCAGATATTCCAGCTTTCCAGGGCACTGCGGGAAGGGAAAGAGATCATTGCTGAGGTGGCGCCTGCATTTGTAGGACAGTTTGGAAAGGATGTAACCGCGGCAAAATTTAAGGCTGCACTGATAAAGCTTGGGTTTAAGGAAGTATACGAGGTAGCGCTGGGTGCCGATATAGGGGCAATTGCGGAGGCCCATCACTATGCGGAAAAAGTGAGCACCGGGGAACTGCCGTTTCTGCTCACGTCCTGTTGTCCTTCATGGTCAATGCTGGCTAAGAAACAGTTTCCGGATTTGATTGACAGTGTGTCCCAGGAGCTGACACCCATGGTCGCATCAGCCAGAAGTATTAAGCAGAAATACCCGGACTGCGGTGTGGTTTTCATAGGTCCCTGTGCGGCGAAAAAACTGGAGGCATCCAGAACGGATGTCCGCAGTGATGTGGATTTTGTTATTACTTTTGAGGAACTGCAGGGGATGTTTGATGCCAAGGGGATAGTGCCATCCCAAATGGAGGAGAAGGGAAGCCTTCATAATGCCACTGCGGCAGGGAGAGGGTATGCAGTTGCCGGCGGTGTGGCGCAGGCCATTGAGGAATGTCTGCAGGAATATCATCCGGAAATTCCGGTACATATTGAACATGCGGAAGGGCTGGCAGAGTGTAAAAAGGTGCTTACCCTTGCAAAGGCCGGGAAGATGAACGGGTGCCTGATAGAAGGTATGGGCTGTCCGGGCGGATGTATGGCTGGGGCAGGGACGAATGTGCCGCTGAAAGAGGCTGCGGTGGAATTGAAGAAATATAAGGCGGGGTCTAGTAAAAAGCTTCCGGCGGCGGAACTTTTAGAGATTGAATTGGTTTAA
- a CDS encoding ABC transporter ATP-binding protein encodes MDAVLTGKSISVAYHQNTVIPAMDVQIPRGRITSVIGPNGCGKSTLLKALSRMTPIREGHVLLDGRELTHMSTVEVARNMAILPQAPQAPGGLTVKELVSYGRYPHQKGFGRLKNEDHEAVKWALSITNTDELADRDMDALSGGQRQRVWIAMALAQDTPLILLDEPTTYLDMAHQLEILELLEDLNKRQGKTIAMVIHDLNLAARFSDWMIAMRSGKILYEGTPKEIMTNKTLADVFSLDACISQDPWTGKPVCVTYKMKKKE; translated from the coding sequence ATGGATGCTGTACTTACAGGAAAAAGCATTTCCGTTGCATACCATCAAAACACGGTCATCCCGGCAATGGATGTGCAGATTCCCAGGGGCCGCATTACCTCTGTTATCGGTCCGAACGGCTGTGGAAAATCCACTCTTTTAAAAGCCCTCTCCCGTATGACGCCCATTCGGGAAGGCCATGTGCTTCTGGACGGCAGGGAGCTTACCCATATGTCCACAGTGGAGGTGGCACGGAATATGGCTATTCTGCCTCAGGCGCCCCAGGCGCCCGGGGGACTTACGGTAAAAGAACTGGTGTCCTACGGCAGATATCCCCATCAAAAGGGATTCGGGCGTCTGAAAAATGAGGACCATGAGGCAGTCAAATGGGCGCTGTCCATTACCAACACGGATGAACTGGCTGACCGGGACATGGACGCACTGTCCGGAGGGCAGCGGCAGAGGGTGTGGATCGCCATGGCTCTGGCTCAGGACACCCCTCTGATCCTTCTGGATGAGCCTACCACATATCTGGATATGGCACATCAGCTTGAAATACTGGAATTGTTGGAGGACTTGAATAAAAGGCAGGGGAAGACCATTGCCATGGTCATCCATGACCTGAACCTGGCCGCCAGGTTTTCAGACTGGATGATCGCCATGCGCTCCGGCAAAATACTGTATGAAGGGACGCCAAAAGAGATCATGACAAATAAAACCCTGGCAGACGTATTTTCCCTGGATGCCTGCATCAGCCAGGACCCGTGGACAGGGAAGCCTGTCTGTGTGACTTACAAGATGAAGAAAAAAGAATAA
- a CDS encoding FecCD family ABC transporter permease: protein MSERRRKIRTGTVFTLLILLLLTGIWLEINAGYRKISLEEMWEIFRGGGGKSVRYTLLNLRLPRVFTSLLVGVGLAVSGCVIQGVSKNEMAEPGILGINAGAGLFVAAFFVFVPKGSVSLTILLPILAFTGSMAAAAVDYRLALTKQGISPRRLLLMGVAVSTAVSSVTTILMLRLPDSDYAFVQNWLSGSIWGADWKNVRLLSFCFLILGAFIFYKTRTLNVLSLGYQTATGLGAEVSGQSVLLLGAAIAMSSLCCAVGGGLSFVGLVCPHLARRLVGPNYRILVPATVLTGAVLMTYADMISRTLLSPNEIPVGIVAAVIGAPYFLYLLIKT from the coding sequence TTGAGTGAGAGAAGACGCAAGATCCGTACGGGTACGGTATTTACCTTGTTGATCTTACTGCTGCTTACCGGTATCTGGCTGGAGATAAATGCAGGATACCGGAAAATAAGCCTGGAAGAAATGTGGGAGATTTTTCGGGGCGGCGGCGGAAAAAGTGTCCGCTATACACTTCTTAACTTACGGCTTCCGAGGGTCTTCACCAGCTTGTTGGTGGGCGTAGGTCTGGCTGTTTCCGGCTGTGTGATCCAGGGAGTATCCAAAAATGAAATGGCGGAACCTGGGATTCTGGGGATCAATGCAGGCGCCGGGCTTTTTGTGGCAGCGTTTTTTGTGTTCGTTCCCAAAGGCTCCGTCAGCCTGACGATCCTGCTTCCCATACTGGCCTTCACGGGTTCCATGGCAGCAGCCGCAGTGGATTACAGGCTTGCCCTTACAAAACAGGGCATTTCCCCGCGCAGACTGCTGCTGATGGGCGTGGCAGTCTCCACGGCTGTGTCCAGCGTGACCACCATATTGATGCTCCGGCTGCCGGACAGTGATTATGCATTTGTACAGAACTGGCTGTCAGGCAGTATCTGGGGAGCTGACTGGAAAAATGTACGGCTGCTTTCTTTCTGCTTTCTGATTCTGGGAGCCTTTATTTTTTACAAAACCCGTACCCTGAATGTGCTGTCTCTGGGGTATCAGACGGCCACAGGCCTGGGGGCGGAAGTGTCCGGTCAGTCGGTACTCCTTCTCGGTGCCGCCATTGCCATGTCCAGCCTTTGCTGTGCAGTAGGCGGAGGCCTGAGTTTTGTAGGACTTGTCTGCCCTCATCTGGCCCGCCGCCTGGTGGGGCCAAATTACAGGATCCTGGTTCCGGCCACCGTACTGACAGGTGCCGTGCTGATGACATACGCAGATATGATATCCCGGACGCTGCTGTCCCCCAATGAGATTCCGGTGGGGATCGTGGCAGCGGTGATCGGAGCGCCGTATTTTCTATATTTGTTGATCAAAACGTAA
- a CDS encoding FecCD family ABC transporter permease: MGTDAKKKTAWFLTAGAAAVLLAAVLSVLYGSTGIPFGQVVRAVIKPDFTDQQHLVIRELRIPRTVGCILVGAAFSAAGAMMQGVTGNPLADSGLLGINAGASFALALCLAFLPGLNFSGVVFFSFLGAAAAMLFVYGLMSLKRRRLDPVRLVLAGSAVSIFLSSLSQAVAILCKIGYDLTFWTAGGVAGIRAKQLVFAGPVILFGLAAAAFLSGRVSLLSLGEEAARGLGLAVERSRTASLLVVLLLAGGAVALAGPVAFVGLMVPHVVRYFTGADYRSVIPCSMVAGAFFMLAADIISRIINAPGEVPIGLVFAVIGVPFFIFTARKEERTFE; encoded by the coding sequence ATGGGCACAGATGCAAAAAAGAAGACAGCATGGTTTTTGACAGCAGGAGCTGCGGCAGTTTTACTGGCCGCAGTCCTTTCCGTATTGTACGGAAGTACCGGTATACCTTTTGGACAGGTGGTGCGGGCTGTGATAAAACCGGATTTTACGGACCAGCAGCATCTGGTCATACGAGAATTGAGAATACCCAGGACAGTGGGCTGCATTTTGGTGGGAGCAGCATTTTCCGCTGCGGGAGCCATGATGCAGGGGGTGACTGGAAATCCTCTGGCTGATTCCGGACTGCTGGGTATCAACGCGGGGGCCTCATTTGCTCTGGCACTCTGCCTTGCTTTTCTTCCGGGGCTGAATTTTTCCGGGGTTGTGTTTTTCTCATTTTTGGGAGCGGCAGCAGCTATGCTGTTTGTATATGGACTCATGAGCCTGAAACGGCGCAGACTGGATCCGGTGAGACTTGTACTTGCGGGAAGTGCTGTGAGTATTTTCCTATCCTCTCTGAGTCAGGCAGTGGCGATCCTGTGCAAAATTGGATATGATCTTACTTTCTGGACCGCAGGCGGCGTGGCGGGAATACGCGCAAAACAGCTGGTTTTTGCAGGGCCGGTGATCCTTTTCGGACTTGCCGCCGCGGCATTTCTTTCCGGGCGGGTTTCCCTGCTGAGTCTGGGGGAGGAGGCTGCAAGAGGGCTTGGTCTTGCCGTGGAGCGCTCACGTACAGCCAGCCTTTTGGTAGTGCTCCTGCTTGCGGGAGGCGCTGTGGCCCTTGCCGGACCGGTGGCTTTTGTGGGGCTGATGGTACCTCACGTTGTACGGTATTTTACAGGCGCTGATTACAGATCGGTTATCCCCTGTTCCATGGTGGCGGGGGCTTTCTTCATGCTGGCAGCAGATATTATTTCCAGGATCATCAATGCACCGGGGGAGGTGCCTATCGGATTGGTTTTTGCTGTGATCGGCGTGCCGTTCTTTATCTTTACAGCCCGGAAGGAGGAGAGGACTTTTGAGTGA
- a CDS encoding ABC transporter substrate-binding protein: protein MMNLTRKLVPAFAVLAAVSLLAGCSAQGTGKNNVDTENESTSQNAESPKKQSSTSAAKEGIRIVETDKGEVEIPEDPRTIVSDYYLGEFLAVDVKPVIASPYSLSNPFLSDKLDGIKEMDITSAETSLEMIAAQEPDLIVTITEADYEKYSQIAPTVYIQDGKRSDEDVFRYIADLVGKREEAEAYIADFNQRVMSVKDEIRGIVGDRTVSIVEVWPQQIYTMGSHFARGGSILYDMWELKAPEAVQTHMVDGDTQYQVVSLEALPEYTGDFIFYGVLADTDSSFVEESQLWNSLDAVKEGRVLPYEQVSFMHRDPITYSAQLDIFIDFFRGFEGK, encoded by the coding sequence ATGATGAATTTGACAAGAAAACTGGTGCCGGCTTTTGCGGTGCTGGCTGCTGTGAGCCTGTTAGCAGGCTGCTCTGCACAGGGAACAGGAAAAAATAACGTGGATACAGAAAATGAAAGTACCTCCCAGAATGCGGAAAGTCCCAAGAAGCAGTCATCCACATCGGCTGCCAAAGAGGGAATTCGCATTGTGGAGACGGATAAAGGAGAGGTTGAAATTCCGGAAGATCCCCGGACCATAGTTTCTGATTATTATCTGGGTGAATTTTTGGCTGTGGATGTGAAACCTGTCATAGCGTCTCCTTACTCCCTATCCAATCCGTTTTTGTCTGATAAATTGGATGGGATCAAGGAGATGGACATTACCAGTGCGGAGACTTCCCTGGAAATGATAGCAGCCCAGGAACCGGATCTGATCGTGACGATCACGGAGGCAGATTATGAGAAATATTCACAGATCGCTCCCACGGTATATATTCAGGACGGAAAGCGCAGTGATGAGGATGTATTCCGCTATATTGCAGACCTGGTAGGGAAAAGGGAGGAGGCGGAGGCTTACATTGCCGATTTCAACCAGCGTGTCATGAGCGTCAAAGATGAGATCCGGGGTATTGTGGGGGACAGGACAGTTTCTATCGTGGAAGTCTGGCCCCAGCAGATTTACACCATGGGCAGTCATTTTGCAAGGGGCGGTTCCATTCTCTATGATATGTGGGAGCTGAAAGCACCGGAGGCAGTGCAGACCCATATGGTGGATGGTGACACCCAGTATCAGGTGGTTTCCCTGGAAGCACTGCCCGAATATACCGGTGATTTTATTTTCTATGGCGTGCTGGCAGATACAGACAGCTCTTTTGTGGAAGAGTCGCAGCTTTGGAACAGCCTGGATGCTGTAAAAGAAGGAAGGGTGCTTCCCTATGAGCAGGTTTCTTTCATGCACAGGGACCCCATCACCTACAGCGCACAGCTTGATATCTTTATTGATTTCTTCAGAGGATTTGAGGGGAAATAA